A stretch of Camelina sativa cultivar DH55 chromosome 18, Cs, whole genome shotgun sequence DNA encodes these proteins:
- the LOC104762196 gene encoding ras-related protein RABA1f — translation MASYRADDDYDYLFKVVLIGDSGVGKSNLLSRFTRNEFSLESKSTIGVEFATRSIQVDDKIVKAQIWDTAGQERYRAITSAYYRGAVGALLVYDVTRHVTFENVERWLKELRDHTDSNIVIMFVGNKADLRHLRAVSTEDAKAFAERENTFFMETSALESLNVENAFTEVLSQIYRVVSRKALDIGDDPAALPKGQTINVGSKDDVSAVKKVGCCSN, via the exons ATGGCTTCATATAGAGCCGACGACGACTACGATTACCTCTTCAAGGTTGTGTTAATCGGAGATTCCGGCGTCGGGAAATCTAACCTCCTTTCTCGATTCACGCGCAATGAGTTCAGTCTCGAATCTAAATCCACCATCGGTGTCGAATTCGCCACACGTAGCATCCAGGTCGATGATAAGATCGTCAAAGCCCAGATTTGGGATACCGCCGGCCAAGAAAG ATATCGAGCAATCACAAGTGCATACTACAGAGGAGCTGTAGGAGCGTTGCTTGTGTACGACGTTACAAGACATGTGACCTTTGAGAACGTTGAAAGATGGTTAAAAGAGCTTAGAGATCACACAGATTCAAATATCGTTATCATGTTCGTTGGTAACAAAGCGGATCTTCGTCACCTGCGAGCTGTTTCAACGGAAGACGCTAAGGCTTTTGCGGAGAGGGAGAACACTTTCTTCATGGAGACATCGGCTCTCGAATCGTTGAACGTTGAGAATGCTTTCACCGAAGTGCTTTCTCAGATTTACCGTGTTGTTAGCCGGAAAGCGTTGGATATAGGAGATGATCCTGCTGCTCTTCCCAAAGGACAGACCATCAATGTTGGTTCCAAAGACGATGTCTCTGCGGTTAAAAAGGTTGGTTGCTGCTCCAATTGA
- the LOC104762195 gene encoding ultraviolet-B receptor UVR8-like isoform X2 — protein sequence MYSLVVRGYGGFGALGHKVYTRELVPRRVDGSWDCKISAIATSGTHTAAITESGELYMWGREEGDGRLGLGPGRGPNEAGGLSVPSKVKALTVPVASVSCGGFFTMALTQEGQLWNWGANSNYELGRGDNLGGWKPMPVPSLEGVRITQVACGGYHSLALTEEGKVLSWGHGGHGQLGNSSLRNQRTPTEIEALADKKIVFLACGGSSSAAITDGGELWMWGNAKDFQLGVPGLPEIQTTPVEVNFLTEEDEGQPHKVISVSIGASHALCLVSRSH from the exons ATGTATTCACTTG tTGTTAGGGGTTATGGTGGCTTTGGTGCGCTTGGACATAAGGTTTACACTAGAGAACTCGTTCCTCGACGTGTTGATGGCTCTTGGGACTGCAAAATCTCTGCCATTGCAACCAGTGGAACTCATACTGCTGCTATTACCGAATCAG gagAGCTATATATGtggggaagagaagaaggagacgGCAGACTAGGACTCGGGCCAGGCAGAGGACCAAACGAAGCTGGTGGGCTTAGTGTTCCTTCAAAGGTCAAAGCTTTAACAGTTCCCGTAGCCTCTGTCTCCTGTGGTGGTTTCTTCACAATGGCTCTTACACAAGAGGGACAACTCTGGAACTGGGGAG CAAATTCCAATTATGAGCTCGGACGCGGTGATAACTTGGGAGGTTGGAAACCAATGCCGGTACCCAGTTTAGAAGGCGTTCGTATCACCCAGGTTGCATGCGGTGGATATCACTCTCTTGCCTTAACCG AGGAAGGTAAAGTACTCTCGTGGGGACATGGTGGACACGGCCAATTGGGTAATTCCTCGCTGCGAAACCAGAGAACTCCTACAGAAATCGAAGCGTTAGCAGACAAAAAGATTGTTTTCCTCGCTTGTGGAGGTTCCTCTTCTGCAGCGATaacag ATGGAGGCGAACTCTGGATGTGGGGAAACGCTAAAGACTTCCAGTTAGGCGTTCCAGGACTCCCGGAGATCCAAACTACTCCTGTTGAAGTTAATTTCTTAACTGAAGAAGATGAGGGTCAACCTCACAAGGTTATCTCAGTTTCCATTGGTGCTTCACATGCTCTGTGTTTAGTCTCAAGATCACATTAA
- the LOC104762195 gene encoding ultraviolet-B receptor UVR8-like isoform X1, with amino-acid sequence MAPLSHRLRSFTRRNSSTRSTQRSGGGATTKVPILYTSPEIDSSPVTLQLLSWGRGASGQLGGGIEEIRMYPSPVANLLLRSDQSFSLAQTPGRIDAADPSSFRVGISCGLFHSGLTIDGDLWIWGKGDGGRLGFGQENSVFVPNLNPLFEERSIRSIALGGLHSVALTHQGDVFTWGYGGFGALGHKVYTRELVPRRVDGSWDCKISAIATSGTHTAAITESGELYMWGREEGDGRLGLGPGRGPNEAGGLSVPSKVKALTVPVASVSCGGFFTMALTQEGQLWNWGANSNYELGRGDNLGGWKPMPVPSLEGVRITQVACGGYHSLALTEEGKVLSWGHGGHGQLGNSSLRNQRTPTEIEALADKKIVFLACGGSSSAAITDGGELWMWGNAKDFQLGVPGLPEIQTTPVEVNFLTEEDEGQPHKVISVSIGASHALCLVSRSH; translated from the exons ATGGCACCGTTAAGCCACCGGTTACGTAGCTTCACGCGCCGCAACTCCTCCACTCGGAGCACTCAAAGAAGCGGCGGAGGAGCCACCACCAAGGTACCAATACTCTACACAAGCCCAGAGATCGATTCTAGTCCCGTCACCCTCCAGCTCCTCTCATGGGGACGAGGCGCGTCAGGTCAGCTCGGCGGCGGAATCGAAGAGATTCGAATGTATCCGTCTCCCGTCGCAAATCTTCTCCTCCGCTCTGATCAATCCTTCTCTCTCGCCCAAACTCCTGGAAGAATCGACGCCGCCGATCCATCGAGTTTTCGAGTTGGAATCTCTTGTGGATTGTTCCACTCGGGTTTAACCATAGACGGAGATCTATGGATTTGGGGAAAAGGTGACGGAGGTAGGCTAGGGTTTGGCCAAGAGAACTCGGTGTTCGTCCCTAATTTGAACCCGCTTTTCGAGGAACGCTCGATTCGATCCATCGCACTTGGTGGTTTGCATTCAGTGGCTTTAACACATCAGGGAGATGTATTCACTTG GGGTTATGGTGGCTTTGGTGCGCTTGGACATAAGGTTTACACTAGAGAACTCGTTCCTCGACGTGTTGATGGCTCTTGGGACTGCAAAATCTCTGCCATTGCAACCAGTGGAACTCATACTGCTGCTATTACCGAATCAG gagAGCTATATATGtggggaagagaagaaggagacgGCAGACTAGGACTCGGGCCAGGCAGAGGACCAAACGAAGCTGGTGGGCTTAGTGTTCCTTCAAAGGTCAAAGCTTTAACAGTTCCCGTAGCCTCTGTCTCCTGTGGTGGTTTCTTCACAATGGCTCTTACACAAGAGGGACAACTCTGGAACTGGGGAG CAAATTCCAATTATGAGCTCGGACGCGGTGATAACTTGGGAGGTTGGAAACCAATGCCGGTACCCAGTTTAGAAGGCGTTCGTATCACCCAGGTTGCATGCGGTGGATATCACTCTCTTGCCTTAACCG AGGAAGGTAAAGTACTCTCGTGGGGACATGGTGGACACGGCCAATTGGGTAATTCCTCGCTGCGAAACCAGAGAACTCCTACAGAAATCGAAGCGTTAGCAGACAAAAAGATTGTTTTCCTCGCTTGTGGAGGTTCCTCTTCTGCAGCGATaacag ATGGAGGCGAACTCTGGATGTGGGGAAACGCTAAAGACTTCCAGTTAGGCGTTCCAGGACTCCCGGAGATCCAAACTACTCCTGTTGAAGTTAATTTCTTAACTGAAGAAGATGAGGGTCAACCTCACAAGGTTATCTCAGTTTCCATTGGTGCTTCACATGCTCTGTGTTTAGTCTCAAGATCACATTAA
- the LOC104762197 gene encoding protein BREAKING OF ASYMMETRY IN THE STOMATAL LINEAGE-like isoform X1, with product MASSQWTIPKLVTWRVKDWASCFLACKIPLDADEDGVNSNGNTTSNNSNLTFKRIKRKMKSTKKKRSERKLSLSPPGTRHHHLHLRSSSVSPTTSASQHRRLSWPQQPVSDESGFIVFCFDREDGGFDVVKEGKQEKKENESTPGKSPRTVNRKLIYKDQGVGGTEKNNNSPEIKGTEQEQSDNASSQETEDVSCDVTDKTKEEEEEEEEEEIDASDKSSGSNNSDEGRGSFAFPILGVEWMGSPVKMPESDDLSPKKQKPVALGFQCCRF from the exons ATGGCTTCATCACAGTGGACAATACCAAAACTTGTGACTTGGAGAGTCAAAGATTGGGCTTCCTGTTTCTTGGCTTGCAAGATTCCTctag atgCAGATGAAGATGGAGTTAATAGTAACGGAAACACTACGAGCAACAACAGTAATCTAACGTTCAAGAGGataaagaggaagatgaagagtactaagaagaagagatcagagAGGAAACTCAGTCTAAGCCCACCGGGGacacgtcatcatcatcttcatctaaGAAGCAGCAGTGTTTCTCCTACGACGTCGGCGTCTCAGCACCGGCGGTTGAGCTGGCCGCAGCAACCAGTTTCTGACGAATCCGGATTCATTGTGTTCTGCTTCGACCGTGAAGATGGAGGTTTCGATGTGGTTAAAGAGGGtaaacaagagaagaaagagaacgaATCAACGCCGGGAAAGTCACCGAGGACGGTGAATCGTAAG ctaatttataaagatcaaggAGTAGGAGGAACAGAGAAGAATAATAACTCTCCGGAGATTAAAGGAACAGAACAAGAGCAGAGCGATAACGCTTCAAGTCAAGAGACTGAAGATGTCTCTTGTGATGTTACAGAT aaaactaaagaagaagaagaagaagaagaagaagaggagattgATGCATCTGATAAATCGAGCGGGTCTAATAACTCAGACGAAGGAAGGGGTTCTTTTGCGTTTCCCAT ATTAGGAGTAGAGTGGATGGGAAGCCCTGTTAAGATGCCTGAATCAGATGACTTGTCTCCCAAGAAACAAAAGCCAGTTGCTTTAGGTTTCCAATGCTGTAGATTCTGA
- the LOC104762197 gene encoding protein BREAKING OF ASYMMETRY IN THE STOMATAL LINEAGE-like isoform X2 — protein sequence MASSQWTIPKLVTWRVKDWASCFLACKIPLDEDGVNSNGNTTSNNSNLTFKRIKRKMKSTKKKRSERKLSLSPPGTRHHHLHLRSSSVSPTTSASQHRRLSWPQQPVSDESGFIVFCFDREDGGFDVVKEGKQEKKENESTPGKSPRTVNRKLIYKDQGVGGTEKNNNSPEIKGTEQEQSDNASSQETEDVSCDVTDKTKEEEEEEEEEEIDASDKSSGSNNSDEGRGSFAFPILGVEWMGSPVKMPESDDLSPKKQKPVALGFQCCRF from the exons ATGGCTTCATCACAGTGGACAATACCAAAACTTGTGACTTGGAGAGTCAAAGATTGGGCTTCCTGTTTCTTGGCTTGCAAGATTCCTctag ATGAAGATGGAGTTAATAGTAACGGAAACACTACGAGCAACAACAGTAATCTAACGTTCAAGAGGataaagaggaagatgaagagtactaagaagaagagatcagagAGGAAACTCAGTCTAAGCCCACCGGGGacacgtcatcatcatcttcatctaaGAAGCAGCAGTGTTTCTCCTACGACGTCGGCGTCTCAGCACCGGCGGTTGAGCTGGCCGCAGCAACCAGTTTCTGACGAATCCGGATTCATTGTGTTCTGCTTCGACCGTGAAGATGGAGGTTTCGATGTGGTTAAAGAGGGtaaacaagagaagaaagagaacgaATCAACGCCGGGAAAGTCACCGAGGACGGTGAATCGTAAG ctaatttataaagatcaaggAGTAGGAGGAACAGAGAAGAATAATAACTCTCCGGAGATTAAAGGAACAGAACAAGAGCAGAGCGATAACGCTTCAAGTCAAGAGACTGAAGATGTCTCTTGTGATGTTACAGAT aaaactaaagaagaagaagaagaagaagaagaagaggagattgATGCATCTGATAAATCGAGCGGGTCTAATAACTCAGACGAAGGAAGGGGTTCTTTTGCGTTTCCCAT ATTAGGAGTAGAGTGGATGGGAAGCCCTGTTAAGATGCCTGAATCAGATGACTTGTCTCCCAAGAAACAAAAGCCAGTTGCTTTAGGTTTCCAATGCTGTAGATTCTGA